A region of Moorena producens PAL-8-15-08-1 DNA encodes the following proteins:
- a CDS encoding L,D-transpeptidase: protein MVRDKLLSRSLMLLCLSIVIPILNGQQQVAASEKISSPVPTPKEVLPQNQLPGIEAPKLPPLKDPDLYLPLEEDLPAEATEITRLVIKLSERRVYVYQAAQVLNSYPIAIGKAGWETPTGNFEVLQKLLEPAWEHPWTGEVIPPGPNNPLGDRWIGFWTNGKNYIGFHGTTAEELVGQAVSHGCIRMLNKDVRDLFEKVAIGTPVIVQP, encoded by the coding sequence ATGGTGAGAGATAAATTGCTATCTCGGAGCTTAATGCTACTCTGCTTGAGTATAGTAATTCCAATACTTAATGGGCAACAGCAGGTAGCTGCCTCTGAAAAAATAAGTAGTCCTGTTCCTACTCCCAAAGAGGTTTTACCTCAAAATCAATTGCCTGGAATTGAAGCCCCAAAATTGCCACCCCTTAAAGACCCGGATCTATATCTTCCTCTAGAAGAAGACTTGCCAGCAGAGGCTACTGAAATTACTCGTTTAGTAATTAAATTGAGTGAACGTCGTGTTTATGTCTATCAAGCGGCTCAAGTCCTAAACAGTTACCCAATTGCCATCGGTAAAGCGGGTTGGGAAACACCAACAGGCAATTTTGAAGTGCTCCAAAAGCTTCTGGAGCCAGCTTGGGAGCATCCTTGGACAGGTGAAGTAATTCCTCCAGGGCCAAATAATCCCCTTGGCGATCGCTGGATTGGTTTTTGGACTAATGGGAAGAATTATATTGGATTTCATGGAACAACTGCTGAGGAACTCGTCGGACAAGCTGTTTCTCACGGTTGCATCCGAATGCTCAATAAAGATGTCCGGGATTTATTTGAAAAGGTTGCTATAGGAACACCGGTAATCGTACAGCCTTGA
- a CDS encoding DUF1565 domain-containing protein, with the protein MLQYKVYKLTESPNFVLVAAGLIMALAVTGCEQWDSSGRISRPTPDNFPTRNLPRSNPRQSPPAIKQVLYVDSQQGTDTENAGLTTANPFKTITYALQQARPLATIHLAPGQYTLEQGETFPLKLKPGMILQGNKSPRGEGVVIIGGGLYLSRTWAGQNVTILAAQDAQILGLTITNPNTRGSGVWVESTNPIIRNNTFINSDREGVFVSGKGNPLIENNRFANNQGNGISVTREATGEIRGNIIEQTGHGLAIGGNSSPLIVNNQIRDNIDGVVIEGSARPVLRENQIINNSRDGLVAISQSQPDLGTASTPGNNLFEGNERYDIYNVTGKKLLVIGNQLKGDGVAALLEAQPSSPEFPVDFDLN; encoded by the coding sequence ATGCTGCAATACAAAGTTTATAAGCTAACTGAATCCCCTAACTTTGTATTAGTTGCTGCTGGATTAATTATGGCTTTAGCGGTAACAGGCTGTGAACAATGGGATTCATCTGGCAGGATAAGTAGACCAACACCAGACAATTTTCCTACTCGTAACTTACCGAGATCGAACCCTAGGCAGTCGCCACCAGCAATCAAGCAAGTTTTGTACGTGGATTCTCAACAGGGTACAGACACGGAAAATGCTGGTCTAACCACTGCTAATCCCTTCAAAACTATTACCTATGCCTTACAGCAAGCTCGTCCCTTAGCTACTATCCACCTAGCCCCAGGTCAGTACACCCTTGAACAGGGAGAAACCTTTCCCCTTAAACTCAAACCTGGCATGATTCTCCAGGGAAACAAGTCCCCTAGAGGTGAAGGAGTGGTCATAATTGGTGGGGGTCTTTACCTTAGTCGCACTTGGGCAGGTCAGAACGTAACGATATTGGCAGCTCAAGATGCTCAGATTCTGGGACTAACTATTACTAATCCTAATACCAGAGGGAGTGGTGTGTGGGTAGAATCCACCAATCCCATCATTCGTAACAATACCTTTATCAATAGCGATCGCGAAGGAGTGTTTGTTAGTGGTAAAGGAAATCCTCTGATTGAAAATAATCGTTTTGCCAATAACCAAGGAAACGGTATCTCTGTAACTCGGGAAGCAACAGGAGAAATCCGGGGTAATATTATTGAGCAAACCGGTCATGGTTTGGCGATAGGGGGCAACAGTTCACCCTTGATAGTAAATAATCAGATTCGTGACAACATTGACGGGGTAGTGATTGAAGGGTCTGCACGTCCTGTGCTGCGCGAAAACCAAATTATCAATAATAGTCGGGATGGCTTGGTAGCGATTAGCCAATCTCAGCCAGATTTAGGCACTGCTAGTACTCCTGGTAACAACCTTTTTGAAGGTAATGAACGTTATGACATTTATAATGTTACTGGCAAAAAGCTATTAGTAATTGGTAATCAGCTCAAGGGGGATGGAGTTGCTGCGCTCCTAGAAGCTCAACCAAGTTCTCCTGAATTTCCTGTAGACTTTGACCTTAATTAG